A single window of Synechococcus sp. C9 DNA harbors:
- a CDS encoding (2Fe-2S) ferredoxin domain-containing protein translates to MEIFTGVFVGFWPSSKGKLKFIRIQDGAQEYQVKLPKYMRAGLMRELVVGMGVKVAVRWHDHSWQATDIILFSGTESLVSPPTLAQSMAATHPPCRVEVCQKGNCRKQGGVQLLQELSEMVRAQGWEEWVFVEGSGCQKACKTAPNVRINGHNYHRAQVATLMPELRVQVQRITSPHLGCGDK, encoded by the coding sequence ATGGAAATTTTCACCGGCGTGTTTGTGGGGTTTTGGCCTTCGAGCAAGGGCAAGCTCAAGTTTATCCGCATCCAGGATGGGGCCCAGGAGTATCAGGTGAAATTGCCCAAGTATATGCGGGCGGGGCTAATGCGGGAATTGGTGGTGGGGATGGGCGTAAAAGTGGCAGTACGTTGGCATGACCACAGTTGGCAAGCTACGGATATTATTTTGTTTTCCGGTACGGAGTCCCTGGTTTCCCCGCCCACCCTCGCCCAAAGCATGGCCGCCACCCATCCGCCTTGTCGGGTCGAGGTCTGCCAAAAGGGCAATTGCCGCAAGCAGGGGGGAGTGCAATTATTGCAAGAACTTAGCGAAATGGTGCGCGCGCAGGGTTGGGAAGAATGGGTTTTTGTGGAAGGGAGTGGTTGCCAGAAAGCCTGCAAAACCGCCCCCAATGTACGCATTAATGGTCACAATTATCACCGGGCGCAGGTGGCTACCCTCATGCCTGAATTACGGGTGCAGGTACAGCGAATCACTAGCCCTCACCTGGGTTGTGGGGATAAATAA
- the lipB gene encoding lipoyl(octanoyl) transferase LipB → MAKIQVIQAGSVPYPHAWAWQKEQVQERLDHPELPDVLALLEHEPVYTLGQGASLDFLHFSIGRIGIPVYRTERGGEVTYHGPGQVVGYPILRLKNYGLDVHQYLRALEQIIINVLEKYGIPGERKPGYTGVWVGDQKVAALGIKVRRGVTMHGFALNVCTDLRAFERIVPCGIRGYGVGNVAQFCPDIDLAGVCEGLIQSFGAVLGADMEQGGPISIRC, encoded by the coding sequence ATGGCAAAAATTCAGGTAATTCAGGCGGGATCGGTGCCCTATCCCCACGCCTGGGCATGGCAAAAGGAACAGGTGCAGGAACGGTTGGATCACCCGGAACTCCCGGATGTATTGGCATTATTAGAACATGAGCCGGTCTATACCCTGGGGCAGGGGGCATCTTTAGATTTTCTGCATTTTTCCATCGGTAGGATTGGCATTCCCGTCTATCGCACGGAACGGGGCGGGGAAGTGACCTATCATGGGCCGGGGCAGGTGGTGGGCTATCCGATTTTGCGCCTGAAAAATTACGGGTTGGATGTGCATCAGTATCTGCGTGCTTTAGAGCAAATTATTATCAATGTCCTGGAAAAATATGGTATTCCTGGGGAACGGAAACCCGGCTATACCGGGGTATGGGTGGGGGACCAAAAGGTGGCGGCGCTGGGCATCAAGGTACGGCGGGGGGTGACGATGCACGGGTTTGCCCTGAATGTGTGTACGGATTTAAGGGCTTTTGAGCGGATTGTGCCCTGTGGGATTCGGGGCTATGGGGTGGGAAATGTGGCGCAATTTTGCCCCGATATTGACCTGGCAGGGGTGTGCGAGGGTTTGATCCAGAGCTTTGGGGCAGTTTTGGGCGCAGACATGGAGCAGGGGGGCCCAATTTCGATAA